In Sphingopyxis sp. FD7, a single window of DNA contains:
- the guaA gene encoding glutamine-hydrolyzing GMP synthase, with protein MPTPEPSAAPESILIIDFGSQVTQLIARRVREAGVYSEIVPFSAAEAALERMQPKGIILSGSPASVPADGSPRAPQSVFDSGLPILGICYGQQVMSQQLGGRVEPGGVDGTRDGEFGRAFLTVTEPCVLFDGLWAVGERHQVWMSHGDRVTQFAPGFRIVAVSDGAPFALIADDARRYYGTQFHPEVVHTPDGAKLIANFVRHVCGCSGDWTMAEFRATKIAEIREQVGDQRVLCGLSGGVDSAVAAVLIHEAIGEQLTCVFVDHGLLRMNEREQVERLFRDHYNIPLVVVDAEERFMAGLAGVTDPEAKRKFIGAEFINVFEEEARKIGGADFLAQGTLYPDVIESVSFTGGPSVTIKSHHNVGGLPERMNMKLVEPLRELFKDEVRLLGKELGLPDIFVGRHPFPGPGLAIRIPGEVSKERCDILRKADAVYLEEIRNAGLYDAIWQAFAVLLPVKTVGVMGDGRTYDHVCALRAVTSTDGMTADIYPFDASFLSRCATRIINEVQGINRVVYDYTSKPPGTIEWE; from the coding sequence ATGCCGACTCCCGAACCCTCCGCCGCCCCTGAATCGATCCTGATCATCGACTTCGGATCGCAAGTCACCCAGCTCATCGCCCGCCGCGTCCGCGAGGCGGGCGTCTATAGCGAGATCGTCCCGTTCAGCGCCGCCGAAGCCGCGCTGGAGCGGATGCAGCCCAAGGGCATCATCCTGTCGGGCTCGCCCGCCTCGGTCCCCGCCGACGGCAGCCCGCGCGCACCGCAGTCGGTGTTCGACAGCGGCCTGCCGATCCTGGGCATATGTTACGGCCAGCAGGTGATGAGCCAGCAGCTCGGCGGCCGCGTCGAGCCCGGCGGCGTCGACGGGACGCGCGATGGCGAATTCGGCCGCGCCTTCCTGACCGTCACCGAACCCTGCGTGCTGTTCGACGGGCTGTGGGCGGTCGGCGAGCGGCATCAGGTGTGGATGAGCCACGGCGACCGCGTGACGCAATTCGCCCCCGGTTTCCGCATCGTCGCGGTCAGCGACGGCGCGCCCTTTGCCCTCATCGCCGACGACGCGCGCCGCTATTATGGCACGCAGTTCCACCCCGAGGTCGTCCACACGCCCGACGGCGCCAAGCTGATCGCCAATTTCGTGCGCCACGTCTGCGGCTGTTCGGGTGACTGGACGATGGCCGAGTTCCGCGCCACGAAAATCGCCGAAATCCGCGAACAGGTCGGCGACCAGCGCGTGCTGTGCGGCCTGTCGGGCGGCGTCGACAGCGCGGTCGCGGCGGTGCTGATCCACGAAGCGATCGGCGAACAGCTCACCTGCGTCTTCGTCGACCACGGCCTCTTGCGCATGAACGAGCGCGAACAGGTCGAGCGTCTGTTCCGCGATCATTACAACATCCCGCTGGTCGTCGTGGACGCCGAGGAGCGCTTCATGGCGGGCCTGGCGGGCGTCACCGACCCCGAGGCGAAGCGCAAGTTCATCGGCGCCGAGTTCATCAATGTGTTCGAGGAAGAGGCAAGGAAGATCGGCGGCGCCGACTTCCTCGCGCAGGGCACACTCTATCCCGACGTGATCGAATCGGTTTCGTTCACCGGCGGGCCGAGCGTGACGATCAAGAGCCACCACAATGTCGGCGGCCTGCCCGAACGGATGAACATGAAGCTGGTCGAGCCCTTGCGCGAGCTGTTCAAGGACGAGGTGCGCCTGCTCGGCAAGGAGCTGGGCCTGCCCGACATTTTCGTCGGCCGCCATCCCTTCCCCGGCCCCGGCCTCGCGATCCGCATTCCGGGCGAAGTGTCGAAGGAACGCTGCGACATTTTGCGCAAGGCCGACGCGGTGTATCTCGAAGAAATCCGCAACGCGGGCCTCTATGACGCGATCTGGCAGGCGTTCGCGGTGCTGCTCCCCGTCAAGACGGTTGGCGTGATGGGTGACGGGCGGACATATGACCATGTCTGCGCGCTGCGCGCCGTCACCTCGACCGACGGCATGACCGCCGACATCTACCCCTTCGACGCCAGTTTCTTGAGCCGCTGCGCGACGCGCATCATCAACGAGGTCCAGGGCATCAACCGCGTGGTGTATGACTATACGTCAAAGCCGCCGGGGACGATCGAGTGGGAATGA
- a CDS encoding DUF2274 domain-containing protein, translating to MSKLRLGAVLDEKPVKLSIELPGALHARLVEYAKVHARETGLSEPILPERLIAPMLDHFISTDRAFARLRSK from the coding sequence GTGAGCAAGCTCAGACTGGGAGCGGTGCTGGACGAAAAACCAGTCAAGCTCAGTATCGAACTCCCGGGTGCCTTGCACGCCAGGCTGGTCGAATATGCGAAAGTTCATGCGCGTGAGACGGGGCTCAGCGAGCCGATTTTGCCCGAGCGCCTCATTGCTCCGATGCTCGATCATTTCATCAGCACCGATCGGGCGTTCGCTCGCCTTCGGTCGAAATAG
- a CDS encoding helix-turn-helix transcriptional regulator encodes MSKDGPNDYTRTIRRHQLKEMVPLADSTIFEMERRGEFPRRYALSPRTVVWNLAEVEAWLADRRARPIGRAQQVDVRDRRNRPVKG; translated from the coding sequence ATGTCCAAGGACGGCCCAAACGACTATACACGCACGATCCGGCGCCATCAGCTAAAAGAGATGGTACCGCTTGCCGACAGCACCATCTTCGAGATGGAGCGTCGGGGAGAATTCCCTCGTCGCTACGCATTGTCTCCAAGGACGGTAGTCTGGAACCTGGCGGAGGTTGAGGCTTGGCTGGCGGATCGCCGGGCACGGCCTATCGGTCGCGCCCAGCAAGTGGATGTCCGCGACCGGCGCAATCGGCCGGTCAAAGGCTAG
- a CDS encoding tyrosine-type recombinase/integrase, with protein MLTDTELKHLKPKAKPYKVTDRDGMYVLVSPGGTISFRVDYRLHGRRETVTLGKYAPSDLSLARAREKCIDAKRMIAEGQSPAIEKQREKRRIKEAKSFGQFGEKWLQCAPMADSTRAMRRSIFERELLPVWKSRLLTEITPGDLREHCLKIVDRGAPATAIHVRDILKQIYAFAKLHGEKAANPADEVGPASIATFVPKDRSLSPSEIRVLFKALEQVATIPTIRLGMRFILLSMVRKSEFQDAVWNEVDFENAVWSIPKERMKRSRPHNVYLSTQMLDILIALKTCAGNSKYLLPSRYDADAPMSRATLNRVTYAVVEQARKDGLPLEPFTVHDLRRTGSTLLNEMGFNSDWVEKCLAHEDGRSSRGVYNKAEYEQQRRHMMQEWSNTVDAWIAGQRYAPTLLPPAPPLLDLDPSL; from the coding sequence ATGCTTACCGATACAGAACTCAAGCACCTGAAACCAAAAGCAAAACCATATAAGGTCACGGACCGTGACGGCATGTATGTGCTGGTCAGTCCCGGCGGCACCATTTCCTTCCGCGTGGACTACCGTTTGCATGGTCGCCGGGAGACCGTGACACTTGGCAAGTACGCGCCTTCGGACCTTTCGCTAGCGCGCGCTCGCGAAAAGTGCATCGACGCAAAACGAATGATCGCCGAGGGGCAGTCGCCGGCCATCGAGAAGCAGCGCGAGAAGAGGCGGATCAAGGAAGCCAAGAGCTTTGGCCAGTTCGGAGAGAAGTGGCTTCAGTGTGCTCCTATGGCCGACAGCACACGAGCAATGAGGCGCTCGATATTCGAGCGTGAGTTACTTCCGGTATGGAAGAGTCGCCTATTGACCGAGATCACCCCGGGCGATCTACGCGAACATTGCCTCAAGATCGTAGATCGCGGCGCGCCGGCAACCGCCATTCATGTCCGCGATATCCTCAAACAGATTTACGCCTTTGCAAAGCTGCACGGCGAAAAGGCGGCGAATCCCGCTGACGAAGTGGGTCCGGCATCAATCGCGACTTTTGTCCCGAAAGATCGCTCGCTATCTCCTTCGGAAATCAGGGTGCTGTTCAAGGCCCTCGAGCAGGTGGCAACCATCCCGACAATACGCTTGGGGATGCGATTCATCCTACTTTCGATGGTGCGGAAGAGTGAATTCCAGGATGCGGTCTGGAACGAGGTCGACTTCGAAAATGCCGTCTGGTCCATTCCGAAGGAAAGAATGAAAAGATCGCGGCCGCACAATGTCTATCTGTCGACGCAGATGCTCGACATCCTGATCGCGCTGAAGACCTGTGCGGGCAATTCGAAATATTTGCTGCCATCCCGCTACGACGCGGATGCGCCGATGTCCCGTGCAACTCTGAACCGGGTGACTTACGCCGTGGTCGAACAGGCGCGGAAAGACGGCCTGCCGCTTGAACCATTCACCGTGCACGACCTTCGCCGAACGGGTTCGACGCTTCTGAACGAGATGGGGTTCAACAGTGACTGGGTCGAAAAATGTCTTGCGCATGAAGACGGCCGCTCGTCGAGGGGCGTGTACAACAAAGCCGAATATGAGCAGCAGAGGCGCCACATGATGCAGGAATGGTCAAATACCGTCGATGCGTGGATCGCAGGTCAGCGCTATGCACCCACACTGCTCCCCCCAGCACCGCCACTCCTCGACCTCGACCCTAGCCTTTGA
- a CDS encoding TonB-dependent receptor plug domain-containing protein has protein sequence MNHARLSLSARAALLAAGASLALPALAEAPVGPPPAAAVADQPADQAPAAPETVEDAYDDYAEEEIVVTAPRLAGQLDTDIRAEAELDEAAIASYGVSNVSELLDALAPQTRSGRGRGSGRPIILVNGRRIGGFGEVRNLPPEAIAKVEVFPEEVALQYGYSADERVVNLVLKPNFRQVSVEAEGGVPTEGGRFQSEIEPSFLAITENGRININAGWERKSMLRESERDLDYDDPAQAAEAPARSLLGASDEYRIDATVQRSLSKTTDASINLRLDQTDTLSLLGPGSGGVADPLERDSRARNLTSTASVNGMLGDWRWSVTGNYADADQRTFTDRIDGSVDRFDSSQRTFGGSANLSGTVTEGWAGPIRLSMTGSYSGLRFDSRSERADGVTTTDLSRDLPGVFGSLTVPLLDPDYEVGKIGTLSLTLSGQVQNPSDFDALKSWGANLNWGVTDSLSLIASFNSDEAAPGIQQLGAAPLVTPAVTYYDFSTGQTVQITTTTGGNPLLLAERRRDLKLGLNWSPPMIDGLNLSVNYNHNKSYDTANSFPLLTPEIEAAFPDRVTRDANGVLVALDQRPVNFDRAENSQIRWGLNFGKSFGQPEQRAGPRGERGGPGVGAPRRGGPRAGMRGGPGGMFGGPQGGRWQVSLYHTVKLTDTVLIRPGVPELDLLDGSATGSGGGSNRHLLELDGGVFHKGMGVRLSAKYDSGSTVTGGSAGDLDFGDLATFNLRFFVNLDQQPKLTGALPFLKGSRLRLAIDNVFDAQRKITDANGVVPLNYQPGYIDPLGRYIELEWRKTF, from the coding sequence ATGAACCATGCCCGTCTCTCCCTTTCCGCGCGCGCTGCCTTGCTGGCGGCCGGGGCGTCGCTCGCGCTGCCCGCGTTGGCGGAGGCGCCGGTCGGTCCGCCCCCCGCCGCCGCGGTGGCCGACCAGCCCGCCGACCAGGCCCCGGCGGCGCCCGAAACGGTCGAGGACGCTTATGACGATTATGCCGAGGAGGAGATCGTCGTCACCGCGCCGCGCCTCGCCGGCCAGCTCGACACCGACATCCGGGCCGAGGCCGAACTCGATGAAGCCGCGATCGCCAGCTATGGCGTGTCGAACGTCTCCGAACTGCTCGACGCGCTGGCGCCGCAGACGCGCTCGGGGCGCGGTCGCGGCAGCGGGCGGCCGATCATCCTGGTCAACGGGCGCCGCATCGGCGGTTTCGGCGAAGTGCGCAACCTGCCCCCCGAAGCGATCGCCAAGGTCGAGGTGTTCCCCGAAGAGGTCGCGCTGCAATATGGCTATTCGGCTGACGAGCGCGTGGTCAATCTGGTGCTCAAGCCCAATTTCCGGCAGGTTTCGGTCGAGGCCGAAGGCGGCGTCCCGACCGAGGGCGGCCGCTTTCAGAGCGAGATCGAGCCGAGCTTCCTCGCGATTACCGAAAACGGCCGGATCAACATCAACGCGGGCTGGGAACGCAAGTCGATGCTGCGCGAAAGCGAGCGCGACCTCGATTATGACGACCCGGCGCAGGCGGCCGAAGCACCCGCGCGCAGTCTGCTCGGCGCGTCCGATGAATATCGCATCGACGCAACGGTTCAGCGCAGCCTCAGCAAGACGACCGATGCGTCGATCAACCTCAGGCTCGACCAGACCGATACGCTGTCGCTGCTCGGCCCCGGTTCCGGCGGCGTGGCCGATCCGCTGGAACGCGACAGCCGCGCGCGCAACCTGACCTCGACCGCCAGCGTCAACGGGATGCTCGGCGACTGGCGCTGGTCGGTCACCGGCAATTATGCCGACGCCGATCAGCGGACCTTCACCGATCGCATCGACGGTTCGGTCGACCGCTTCGACAGCAGCCAGCGGACATTCGGCGGCAGCGCCAACCTGTCGGGCACGGTGACCGAAGGCTGGGCGGGGCCGATCCGCCTGTCGATGACCGGCAGCTATTCGGGGCTGCGCTTCGACAGCCGGTCCGAGCGCGCCGACGGCGTGACCACCACCGACCTGTCGCGCGACCTGCCCGGCGTGTTCGGTTCCTTGACCGTGCCGCTGCTCGATCCCGACTACGAGGTCGGCAAGATCGGCACCCTGTCGCTGACGCTGAGCGGACAGGTTCAGAATCCCAGCGATTTCGACGCGCTCAAAAGCTGGGGCGCGAACCTCAACTGGGGCGTCACCGACAGCCTGTCGCTGATCGCCAGCTTCAACAGCGATGAGGCCGCGCCGGGCATCCAGCAGCTTGGCGCGGCGCCGCTGGTGACGCCCGCGGTGACCTACTACGACTTTTCGACCGGCCAGACGGTGCAGATCACGACGACGACCGGCGGCAATCCCTTGCTGCTCGCCGAACGGCGCCGCGACCTCAAACTCGGGCTCAACTGGTCGCCGCCGATGATCGACGGGCTCAATCTGTCGGTCAATTACAACCACAACAAAAGCTATGACACCGCGAACAGCTTTCCCCTGCTGACCCCGGAGATCGAGGCGGCCTTTCCCGACCGCGTGACGCGCGACGCGAACGGCGTGCTCGTCGCGCTCGACCAGCGGCCGGTCAATTTCGACCGCGCTGAAAATTCGCAGATCCGCTGGGGTCTCAACTTCGGCAAGAGCTTCGGGCAGCCCGAACAGCGCGCCGGACCGCGCGGCGAGCGTGGCGGTCCCGGCGTCGGCGCTCCGCGCCGCGGCGGCCCGCGCGCGGGCATGCGCGGCGGTCCCGGCGGCATGTTCGGCGGACCGCAGGGCGGGCGCTGGCAGGTCTCGCTCTATCACACGGTAAAGCTCACCGACACGGTGCTCATCCGTCCCGGCGTGCCCGAACTCGACCTGCTCGATGGCTCGGCGACCGGCAGCGGCGGCGGGTCGAACCGCCACCTCCTCGAACTCGACGGCGGCGTCTTCCACAAGGGCATGGGCGTGCGGCTGAGCGCGAAATATGACAGCGGCAGCACGGTGACCGGCGGCAGTGCGGGCGATCTTGACTTCGGCGACCTCGCGACCTTCAACCTGCGCTTCTTCGTCAACCTCGACCAGCAGCCGAAATTGACGGGCGCGCTCCCCTTCCTCAAAGGCTCGCGCCTCCGCCTTGCCATCGACAATGTCTTCGACGCCCAGCGCAAAATCACCGACGCAAACGGCGTGGTCCCGCTCAATTATCAGCCGGGCTATATCGACCCGCTCGGCCGCTATATCGAACTGGAGTGGCGCAAGACTTTCTAG